The genome window TTCTCTGAGCGGATCGTTGATGCCTTCGAGAAGATCCCAACGGCTCAGCCCATTCATACAAAGGTTTTTTCTGCAATAGTGGGTGTGCCAGACTGAGAGAACTACTTCATGGGGCGTGGGGGGCAGGGCACATTCCTTGGTTTCAGGCCTGATCCCACAGATTCCTGTTAATCTTGCCATGGGCAGGGTGCTTTCCACTCGTGGCACAGGGGGTAGAAAATGTCCGAAAAGCAAAGCTCCGGAAAGGAAAAGGGTGGCAAAAAAACGAGCGGCAAAGTTGTCGATATCAGCACTCGTTTGGATCTGCCTCCGGAAAAGTCCGAAGTATCCAATGTATCCGCAGCCTGGGACTTGATCTACGAAGCCAGGGAAATACAGGGCAGGGAAAAGAGGGTAAAGCTTGCGAATAAAGCCCTCGAGCTCTGGCCGGACTGCGCCGACGCCTACATCATCCTTGCCGAGGATGAGGCGGGCACTGTGGAGGAGGCTGCGGAATACTTCGAAAAGGCTGTCAAGGCCGGGGAGCGGGTTCTGGGAAAGAAGACGTTCGAGGAGGATAAGGGCCATTTCTGGGGACTTCTCGAGACCCGGCCCTACATGGCAGCCAGGGCCGGCCTGGCCTTCATGCTGATCCAAATGGGTAAAACGGAGGAAGCGGCTCAACACTACAGGGAGATGCTCGCTCTCAACCCGGGGGACAACCAGGGGATCCGTTACGAACTGGCGGCGCTCCTCGTGGAGCTGGAATGCGACGAGGAGCTTGGAAAGCTGCTGGCAAGGTATGAAGGCGATGGTTCCGCCGCCTTCACCTACACCAGTGCTCTTCTGAATTTTCGCAAGGACGGCGATTCGCCCCGCTCCAGGGATTTGCTGGCTGAGGCGTTTAAAAGCAACCCGTACGTGCCGAGGTACCTGCTGGGAAGGAATAAACTACCCGAACAGTTCCCCACCACCATCGGGTTCGGAGACGAATCGGAGGCGGTCTATTTCTCCATTACGTTCCTTCCGGGATGGTTCATGACGGTTGGCGCCATTGATTGGCTCAGGGAGTATGAGGCCGGCCTGAAGGAACAGGGTCCGGGTGGCGGCGCGAAGGCTTCGCCAAAAGCCGGACGCAACGAGCCATGTCCCTGCGGCAGCGGGAAGAAATACAAGAAGTGTTGTCTGGGTGTTGACAACACCAACGAAGGGCCGTCACCAGGCGGGACAGGAGACAGCCGACAGGAAAGTCTCAGGGACGAGATCCGCCAATTCGTTGAGGGCAAGTCCTTCGAGCCGGTGGAGGAGTTCCAGGCGGAAACGGATCGCTTCATGGATGTCAGGAACGTCGAGTCCATCGAAGATTTCGATGGGTTGTCGGCGGACCAGATGACCTGGCTTCTATACTATCCTTTCGATGCCAACTCGCCGTTGACCATCAACGCGGACGCGGCGGTCCCGGAGGATATCCCCTTCCTCAGGTTGTTTACACCAATTATCCGGGAATTGGCCAGGAAACCCTTGAAAGCAACAGCTACCGGGAACCTTCCCTTGAAGTTGGTGAAGGCGGTAGCCAACGAATGGTCTGCGGATCTTCCGGAAATATACAGGCGCCATTAC of bacterium contains these proteins:
- a CDS encoding SEC-C metal-binding domain-containing protein, translated to MSEKQSSGKEKGGKKTSGKVVDISTRLDLPPEKSEVSNVSAAWDLIYEAREIQGREKRVKLANKALELWPDCADAYIILAEDEAGTVEEAAEYFEKAVKAGERVLGKKTFEEDKGHFWGLLETRPYMAARAGLAFMLIQMGKTEEAAQHYREMLALNPGDNQGIRYELAALLVELECDEELGKLLARYEGDGSAAFTYTSALLNFRKDGDSPRSRDLLAEAFKSNPYVPRYLLGRNKLPEQFPTTIGFGDESEAVYFSITFLPGWFMTVGAIDWLREYEAGLKEQGPGGGAKASPKAGRNEPCPCGSGKKYKKCCLGVDNTNEGPSPGGTGDSRQESLRDEIRQFVEGKSFEPVEEFQAETDRFMDVRNVESIEDFDGLSADQMTWLLYYPFDANSPLTINADAAVPEDIPFLRLFTPIIRELARKPLKATATGNLPLKLVKAVANEWSADLPEIYRRHYLRIRSEKDFMDFHTVRLTALMGGFIKKRHQCFSLTKRGESILADGFGGEVFRGLFETYAQKFNWGFRDRYPDLQIVQLASFYALYLLKKYGGEERPMAFYGDKFLLAFPMAIHDVDEKAYSTREETVMQCFALRAMDRFAHFFGFMEYAEKDYDLFNRFERNVRKTPFLDDWISFRLN